The region GGTGACGAGATCCTCGACCATCTGCTTTTCTTCGGGCTTCATCAGGCTCTCATCGATATTGACGCCCATGATCCGGCCGCGCGCGGAGCACTTCACGGTGACGAGGCCGCCGCCCGCGGTGCCTTCGACCTCGATCGCGTCGAGCTTGGTCTGCATCTCGCCCATCTGGTTCTGGATCGTCTCGGCGGCCTGCTGCGCGGCGGCCATCATCTCTTCCATCGATTTCATGCTTGCTTGCTCCATTGGCGGGGGTTGGCACTGGCGGCCCGCTCCTTTTCGTCGAGCAGTTCCGCCTGGGGGAAGGCGGCGCGCGCCGCCTGCAT is a window of Alteriqipengyuania lutimaris DNA encoding:
- a CDS encoding YbaB/EbfC family nucleoid-associated protein, with translation MKSMEEMMAAAQQAAETIQNQMGEMQTKLDAIEVEGTAGGGLVTVKCSARGRIMGVNIDESLMKPEEKQMVEDLVTAAFNDARGKADRVSNEEMQKIQGSMGLPPGFNLPGMG